The Lycorma delicatula isolate Av1 chromosome 8, ASM4794821v1, whole genome shotgun sequence DNA segment AAATacaatcactaatgcatgatgaaaggtttgaggaactattgaatccactggagaaagcagcttggcaagcattcaaaaatgttactcagagtttttttgggaaatcgaaaggcggaaaattaccattatattgtcaatgatcttataaaaatttgggctataatatgtccttaaaagtatacttcctgcactcgcacctagatttcttcccggaaaatcttggcgcagtaaGCGATGAACACAGGGAACattttcatcaggagatttcagctattgAGTAGAGATATCAAGGCAAATGAAATCCTAATATGTTGACCAATTATTGTTGGACcttcaagagggatgctccacaggcgaaatatagcaggaaattgtcatttcttactttcaaggttagtcaaatgtttgaatattatgAAGTTAAGATTGCAGagagtattaaaatgtttgaaattataaatgcctgtctctcggaaaccttgcgtggttggaaaaaccgatatcatatttgaatttaatagaaAAGATATAATCAGAATCACattttttcttcctgagacaaaaatttattttcgttcttttattaacatcttattgcaaacaattttttttaacatttttttaatttaattacattgatttattaaaaattattaacctctgattgtaaaaaaaaaaaaatttgtacatgtaatttaataggcatacaaggaaataatgtgatgtacacatcagattttatttataaaaaaaaatatttttaatcaaaaatgaaagtcCTTTTTAtcaagtaacttttaaaaaattgttattttatataagtagcaaagataacaaataaaagaagcaaatgattaaaagaaattaatctttaatacaaTAATCCTTATAGAgcttgtgtgtgtttgtgtttatgaCAGAACTGTTTTtatcaatcattatttaaatcaatttttcttcatactgatatatatatatatatatatatatatatatatatatgaatataaatactcatataaatctaattaacaataaaaagaaacacGATTATGATAGGTagattcaagaatattttttgttaagtaatagtaattatatttatatcttgaTTAAATCCTTTTAAATGTTTGTCATTAAAAGTTATCAGTGATAATGTTATCTAGGTTAGAAGGagataatattaacattttaatgaagttattactctattagtaaaaataacaaagggaTTGATCTTGTTCATTTACTAATTATgcttgttaattataattttttttaatgtaaataaatatttttatgatgaaataaataaggGACTCTACTTTTGTGTGATCCTGTCAAAAagagtttataaaatatacatgaaaattttaagaaacaatccAAAAAGTAGCAAAATGTCCCTTAAtcatacaaacacaaaaaaacaaaaacatatgtgataattatgattaaatgaaaACTGTTACACCATTTTCTATACTAATTgtgtttatattctaaattaaagtagaaaaacactatttattatatgtttatataaataatatttatatttacataaattatttatatacagtgataaatttttataaataaatgataatgaattttggaGTGTGTGAAAAATAAGCGAGCCTGACCAAAACTCGAACCTGGAATCTCTGGACAAAagacagagatgctaccacttcgtTAAGAttggcaataataaaaaataccaagagaatgttatttttataaatgtatgtcaaaaaatgattaaaaaaaattaagtaaaacataaaaatgaaaatttaaattacttctgaaaaaaaaaaaattttttacatttttactcaattgttagaattaaaaatgttgatcTAGGACTATAGAATATATCAGTTAAAAGAATCGTTCACTTAATACTTAAATttcatagttaaatttttttatgtctgttcaaattccaaaaaaaagatagtatttttttaataaaattacttatagatTCAGAGAcatgttaaacattaaaaaaaaaatatttagatctgccaaaaaaatctttgaaaacaaTGCTTCTTGTATACAAACTACTGTTTGgggttaaagtaaataaatattagtgatCTTAAAGCTATgagtttcttatttttgttaatatcataTAGTGTGTTAATCTAGTTACAATCTAAGTcaatatcatataattaatttctttgtataaaatttattttgaaacaattggACTAATGTGTACTTTACAGAATCCCCAAATGtgggaaatattttataaagagtaaacagcaaacatttattttttttaaatctcaacatTCTACCGCcaggaaatatgaaaaaataaaagagttttgATATTCAACTCATATTCCATAATGTTTTAAGTGTAAAACGTAAGACAAAAAGTAAGATCACACAAAACGTTTATGTTTAAATGTAACCAACTGATGTAACAGTTGTTAAGTGCTATAACGAAACAGGTTATAAGTGACTAAACCTAAGGCACAAAGTTCCAAAACCACTTCAGCCATTCTCAAGAATGATTCTTTTATTCCTTGgcaaattgttgaaaataaatcagaaagcACAAACTACAACAAAGATTAAAGTAGCAAGTCCTTCAGTAAGTAAACCTGTTAAAGTAATGCCAAAGACTTTTGAGAAGACACTTAAGAAAGATAGATCTCTAATTCAGTATATGTTTCAAACCAAATCACTCCTTGCCACCAGAGAATATATAAATCAAAGGAGCACCGCCAATTGATCAAGAAGTGGTGGGTGATTGGAATGACCTAATTAGTCCTCTAGTTCCACAATGACCAACCTGGccatactaacaaaaaaataaccagaTGCATTTAAAGTTGGATGTACATCTACCTAGGAGTTGAAAGCCTGAGAATGCTACATCCTGGACAGCAATAATTATATTAGCTCATAATCGGATTAGAAGTGGATCCTGCCACAGGTCAGATCGGTAAATAAAAGGGATGGCCTAAAGGAGAGACAATCATCAAAGTGATActgacatatttataatttttaagtatttatttttagacaCCAGAAACACATATGGTGGTAAAAATTCTTAGTAtgttatatatttagaaataataaatttatcaatatgttaatttaatttaactaaaatttatttaagttgatCACATCTGTTAACTTAATATCAAATTAGCATGtgtcagaaaatataattttaaaaagagtacaatattttaatggacaaaattattttttcaaatatatttatttatgcattaaattattttaccggggattactgtatttaaaaataagttgtagaTGATGTCAAAAACTTAGTTAAAAGCCCAGCATCACATTGATTTTCAATATACATCATAATTTTCTCTCTATTGTTATCAATACGTAGATTGTGGGTGTACAATGAGTTTCCAGTCATTTCTATTGAGTCGTTCTTTTTAGTTGTTGCTAACttgattaattatatatcatCCATAATCTTATGTATCCCAGCCTTCCTCTTCTTCTGTGGTTTTTTTTCAATCACCTCCTCAATAATCGTGCTCAGGACCCATCACGTCCCTGTTTAGATGTATCTTTTTTGTGGTTATAGTCTTCCAGAGGATTCTATTCTCATTAAAATCGTCGAGCAGCTTTTCATTAGTGATTATGTCTGTccaatctaatttttaacattcgaGGTAGTACTATATCTCAAAtgcatcaaaattatttaaaagcataATATTAGCCATTATTTAAACCATATTTATTCCtgtactttgttattttttcgcaaattaatttgttaaaaaaaaatttgaaatactatACTCAATACCAATGTAGCGTGACATTAAGAGCTCGTCCGTCATCCGTATTAGCGCAGATAACGTAAGAAAGGAAAGAAACTGAGCACAATAACTTTAACTGACAGCATAACTGACATTTTTTAAACGCTGTTTACGTgaaatcaaaattgatatttaattgttttactcatcaacagtattatttgaacggtccaaagtttaacagaaataaataaatctttgctGATCgtaacataataatacattatacacatCATACCAGGAATGGGTAGATATTCTACTCCATGAATTAAAAAAGGAACTGCGGAAAAATTTGCTTAAATGGGTTAAGGGAAACCgtgataaaaccttgatcagagcagcattacTAAATGcacaagtaattataaaattaaaaatagatatttaattttattttcatcttttaaaatttacattaattaatcaaattataaaaattaaatacataaagatgatttcaaaataaataattcattaattaatgattaatcaaGACACTAATTAATGTCTTCTgacgttattaattaattaagagtgTAAGTATGTTTATACAAAGTATTCATTTTAAGTGTGCCACCATCTGGGATCTTGTAAACTAGAAAAGGCTTCAAAGAACTTTAAATGAGGAActttttgtcgtttttttgaaatttttactgccctactttttttcctgtttagcctacggtaattgccgttcagataatacttaagaggatgaatgagaatgatatgtatgagtctaaatgaagtgtagtcttgtacagtctgttcgaccatccctgagatgtgtggttaattgaaaccaaaccacaaaagaacaccggtatccacgatctagtattcaaatccgttttaTAACTCTACTGGCATGTTTGAAATCCCCATTTTTCTAATACGTTCGCGTAAATAAGCAACGTGGCTTATTCTGGATTGCACGACACAATATTTCCCGCGTTTCGCAATAAACATCACTATTGAGTGTGCTAGTCTCCAGACAAAACTTCGGCAAGAAAATCTCCGTTTGCCCCAAAACACCGAGGACATgatttccaaataaaaaacattagcTTGTATTTTGTCTTTCTAGGCGACGAAATATATCGACAATCCATAGATTGTTGTTTCGTTTAAGGCATTACATACATACCCATGTCTCGTCCGTCAGCGAAAGTACGGCTGAAGAAGTCCTTGGTCTCTTTACAGAGTCAAAAATTCTAACGCGCTGCTTTAAAGTTTCTTTTCGTGTTTTTCCGTAAGCACCTTAGGCTCCTAGCGTGCACGCAGTTTCTGATAATTCAGTTTCTCAGACACGATTTTGTGTAGAAGACAAcgtgaaatttatgaaaaatgtacaaaCGATGTATTGAATCGTCTGTTCTCTTTAATCTTATAATCAAACAAATGCACCAAATCGTCGGTAATCCAAAATTGTCGGTCGCTCCGTTCATCATCGTGCTAATTGTCGCGTCCTTCATTGAACAATCATACCCGTCtcttacatttaattaatgttgCATTAACCTATCATCGTATCAGTTTAATTTCCTTACATTCAAGAAACGGTCACAGACAACAAACGGTCACACTTGACTTTGAAATTAtgatgatatatatttttgtaaattttaaaataattattctgttttataaagtaaataaaattaaatataaaaacgataaagaaatttctcaaaaaaatgtataattttgatttttagaagtTGGCATCAAATCAAGAATAACTATCAgttctttatattaaaagtaatataaaggaAACAATTACAAAACACTTGTATATATCAACttgcatatataattaattgtatatgtaactaaattgtataaaataattatatgtataacaatacatttttatacgtaATACAGCTACCTCagaaaaacaggaaattttgagaaacaaatatttttgataacaagtacattcatgtaatttaatagcgcaaaatataatatttaaaaaaaactccaaaaataaatttcttgaaaggGACATCTTGCGGGTGACTTCTGTTTCTGCAAAGACATTCCTGCAGTCTCTGacttacattttacatattttgaatcAGTGTTGTAACAGGAATGTTGACAATTTACCTGTGTATTTTGACTTTTAGTTCTCCTGTTGCAGTAAGTCAATTACAGCCTACTATGCCTTTAGTAAGCCCACAAGAAGTCAGGTCGTGGGATCTTGGGAAGCTAAAAAATGACATctattttgcaaaattatacaGTCTGCAAATAACTGGCATATAGCTGCCATGGACAAAGATGTTCTGTGTGACGTTGATCCATCTTGGTGAAACCAGGTATTTGTAATTGTTTGTAGAAATgacaaattgaaaatgaaaacaaaacatgttttttcattttcacaaagtttatttaaaaaatgacagcaCTTTCAATACACTGTACCTTCCTCAAATGTTACATACATAATACACCATTTGTAGAAATTGAGAATTGCAGAAATGTCTATTACAGAAGTTTCCAGGATTACAACATACTGAGCATCACTATAGTACAGTAACTACTAACAGAAACTGCAAGCCTATTCTCATTCCCAAAAAATAAGGGCCTACTATGTCGTGCGATAAAACTGCACATCACATGATAATTTTGATACTGTTTAAAGTTGGTGGTATAACTCAACAAGATTTTACTGAAGGATAAAATAATCGGACGATATGAATGGAAGTACAatctataaaaatgaagtaaataaaaaagtacataacaaAGTTATCACTGAATAACTGGAACAGTTTGCACCGATGAAAATCTATCTATATCTAATTTGAAGTTTTACTTTTGTTACTTACATCTAAAACATTTTCAGCTAATTTTTTGCAAGCTTCTTCACCACTAGATAATACATTTGACAGAGACATGTTTCCATCATCCTTTTCATTTTCATCTTGTTCCTGCAcacctacaaaaataaaacttttcatttgtttcaatgtatatattaaaaaatatttcttaaatgttaaaactgtgaaaattcaACAAGTTAATTACCTGAATCAGCATTCATGAATTTTTCAGCAAGTTTTGTGCACATTTTTTGACCACTAGATAATGTTTTTAAGAAGGGTATTTTTTCTTCAGCCTCTTTACCTTCTTGTATAAGTGTTTCAGCAATTCTTCTGCAAATTTTTGAACCACCAGTTAATGTTTCTAAGAggctttcattttcttttttatcttcatcttctgttttttgttcatcattcatacctataaaaaataatttaattttttatttattttggtttatttataaattaaaaataccttttaaaagaaaaaaaaagaagaaaatctaacAACTCGATTACCTCTATCGAGATTTACTAATGTTTCAGCATGTTTTCTGCACGTTTTTGGACCACTTGATAATGCTACTGAAAGGGATGTTTTCTCTTCAGCATTTTTATCTTCATTCTCCTCATCCTGCAtacctacaaaaatattttatccttttttttgtttccatattatctatctattaattaaaaaaaatactttttatgtgttaaaagtttgaaaattcaaCAACTTAATTACCTCCAtcgatatatatgaatgtttcaGCAATTTTTCTGCATATGCTTTGACCACTAGATAATTTTGTCAAGAGGGGTATTTTTTCTTCacgttctttattttcattttgtccaGTTATTTTTTCTTCGTTCTGCATACctacaacaaataatttaatattctatttgtttaatatatctaacaaatattttttgagaataaagatttagaaattctGCGCTTAATTAACTCTGTTTATAAACTAGTACCAACAGGTGTACTCCTTcctgctttataaaatttaaagagggaaagtATTGATATAATGTCAAAAATTACccaactatatttatttattattttttttctgatcagGGGACTGTGAAATGTTAATAATC contains these protein-coding regions:
- the LOC142329261 gene encoding uncharacterized protein LOC142329261 isoform X2, whose translation is MQNEEKITGQNENKEREEKIPLLTKLSSGQSICRKIAETFIYIDGGMNDEQKTEDEDKKENESLLETLTGGSKICRRIAETLIQEGKEAEEKIPFLKTLSSGQKMCTKLAEKFMNADSGVQEQDENEKDDGNMSLSNVLSSGEEACKKLAENVLDVEVPQTPINYHSYQQKKNWSHGMMDIALLSSHIGTVKSLLQHPFGNGSGFFYSIVTFVSIFIQILVGVGLIWNGRYDLNKPGNHHRKAHLLNNCTFSGTIAITVMNVILSALGVPTIPTNMHMPMLPGNMTFNIADIINKIS
- the LOC142329261 gene encoding uncharacterized protein LOC142329261 isoform X1, which translates into the protein MQNEEKITGQNENKEREEKIPLLTKLSSGQSICRKIAETFIYIDGGMQDEENEDKNAEEKTSLSVALSSGPKTCRKHAETLVNLDRGMNDEQKTEDEDKKENESLLETLTGGSKICRRIAETLIQEGKEAEEKIPFLKTLSSGQKMCTKLAEKFMNADSGVQEQDENEKDDGNMSLSNVLSSGEEACKKLAENVLDVEVPQTPINYHSYQQKKNWSHGMMDIALLSSHIGTVKSLLQHPFGNGSGFFYSIVTFVSIFIQILVGVGLIWNGRYDLNKPGNHHRKAHLLNNCTFSGTIAITVMNVILSALGVPTIPTNMHMPMLPGNMTFNIADIINKIS